One Lampris incognitus isolate fLamInc1 chromosome 14, fLamInc1.hap2, whole genome shotgun sequence DNA window includes the following coding sequences:
- the ccr12a gene encoding chemokine (C-C motif) receptor 12a: MGNTDNYDTFLRLLNYSDNSSDPSYTVSEFVQFCPKADVNQFGAKFMPLFYYINFVLSYLGNGLILVIIYKFEKLSTVTNIFLLNLVMSNILFASSLPFWAMYYSSEWIFGTVMCKMVSSAYFVGFYSSILFLILMTFDRYLAVVHAVTAARERKKAYAIGASGAVWCISVVASMTELVLQNVWEHPIYGLMCEETGFSISTMNRWHLVSYYQQFLLFFLLPLFVVMYCYISITIRIMSTQMKEKCRAIKLIFIIIITFFICWTPFNVVILLRAIRISAGNENRCAEMQALDFALYVTQNIAYLYCCISPVFYTFVGKKFQSHFRRLLVKKIPCLKRQISLNSQSSRTTSVRTPHKVHEY, translated from the coding sequence ATGGGCAACACTGATAACTATGACACTTTTCTCCGTCTGCTCAACTATAGTGACAACTCAAGTGACCCATCCTACACAGTCAGTGAGTTCGTCCAATTCTGCCCCAAGGCTGATGTCAACCAGTTTGGTGCTAAATTCATGCCACTCTTTTACTATATCAACTTTGTTTTAAGTTACTTGGGAAATGGGCTTATTCTAGTCATCATCTACAAGTTTGAGAAGCTTAGCACAGTGACAAACATCTTCCTCCTCAATTTGGTCATGTCAAATATCCTTTTTGCCTCCAGTCTTCCCTTCTGGGCGATGTACTATTCGTCGGAGTGGATATTTGGCACGGTGATGTGTAAAATGGTCAGCAGTGCCTACTTTGTTGGCTTTTACAGTTCCATCCTCTTCCTTATACTCATGACATTTGATCGGTATCTTGCCGTGGTGCACGCTGTGACGGCTGCCAGGGAAAGGAAAAAGGCCTACGCTATTGGTGCATCTGGAGCAGTTTGGTGCATCAGTGTTGTAGCCAGTATGACGGAGCTGGTTCTACAAAATGTGTGGGAACATCCGATCTATGGGCTGATGTGTGAGGAGACAGGGTTTTCTATCAGCACCATGAACCGTTGGCATCTGGTCAGCTATTACCAACAATTCCTACTTttcttccttctccctctcttcgTGGTGATGTACTGCTACATCAGCATCACTATCAGGATTATGTCAACTCAAATGAAGGAGAAATGCCGTGCTATCAAACtcatattcatcatcatcataaccTTCTTCATTTGCTGGACGCCCTTTAATGTAGTCATCCTCCTCCGGGCAATTCGCATCTCTGCCGGCAACGAGAACAGATGCGCAGAGATGCAGGCGCTGGACTTTGCTCTTTATGTGACACAGAATATAGCCTACCTGTACTGCTGCATCAGCCCTGTCTTCTACACGTTTGTGGGCAAGAAGTTCCAGAGCCACTTCCGGAGGTTGCTGGTAAAGAAGATCCCCTGTCTGAAAAGACAGATTAGTCTTAATAGCCAGAGCAGTAGGACCACCTCAGTGAGGACACCCCATAAAGTCCATGAGTActag